Proteins encoded together in one Planctopirus ephydatiae window:
- the tsaD gene encoding tRNA (adenosine(37)-N6)-threonylcarbamoyltransferase complex transferase subunit TsaD: MSDSAASVAAESSENGFLLAIESSCDETAAAVIDRQRRVLSNVVASQFELHTRFGGVVPEMASRAHVQNILPVIDQAIRQAGIGLEDLTVIAVATTPGLVGSLLIGLTAAKTLAWSLGVPLVSIDHLQAHIYACQLALWSQSGKAAGQKGQAESIYPCVGMVVSGGHSNLYACASPVDFELLGATTDDAAGEAFDKVAKVLDLGFPGGPAIEKCAKAGRADAFAFPRTFIHEDRLDFSFSGLKTAVLYAAHGIQGAKVQPPPLDDARRADLAASFQAAVVDVLVAKAVQALKKTKYSSLCVGGGVAANQAFREKLEQVAQKRGFRLHVAPRELCTDNAAMGGLGWELVEKGRLAPLDLDVSPGLIRTAVPRKS, from the coding sequence ATGTCAGATTCTGCAGCGTCCGTGGCTGCAGAATCTTCTGAAAATGGCTTTTTGCTGGCGATCGAATCTTCTTGTGATGAAACGGCCGCAGCAGTGATTGATCGGCAGCGGCGGGTGCTCTCGAATGTGGTGGCGAGCCAGTTTGAATTGCACACTCGCTTTGGTGGCGTGGTTCCCGAAATGGCCTCGCGGGCTCATGTGCAGAACATTCTGCCAGTGATCGATCAAGCGATCAGGCAGGCGGGGATTGGTCTTGAGGATTTGACAGTGATTGCTGTCGCGACAACACCGGGGCTGGTCGGTTCGCTGCTCATTGGATTGACGGCTGCAAAAACCCTGGCATGGAGCCTGGGAGTGCCGCTGGTCTCGATTGATCACCTGCAGGCACACATTTATGCCTGCCAGTTGGCATTATGGTCGCAATCGGGTAAAGCCGCTGGGCAAAAGGGTCAGGCGGAGTCGATCTATCCCTGTGTGGGGATGGTCGTGAGTGGCGGACACTCGAACCTCTATGCCTGTGCCTCGCCGGTCGATTTTGAGCTTCTAGGGGCTACGACAGATGATGCTGCGGGTGAAGCCTTCGATAAAGTTGCCAAGGTCCTCGATTTAGGGTTTCCAGGTGGTCCGGCGATCGAGAAGTGCGCCAAAGCCGGCCGAGCGGATGCCTTTGCCTTTCCCCGGACTTTCATTCACGAAGATCGACTCGATTTCAGCTTCAGTGGTTTGAAGACTGCCGTGCTTTATGCCGCTCATGGAATTCAAGGAGCTAAGGTTCAGCCCCCACCATTGGATGATGCCCGTCGAGCCGATCTGGCAGCGAGTTTTCAGGCGGCTGTGGTCGATGTCCTGGTTGCAAAAGCGGTTCAGGCTTTGAAAAAGACGAAATATTCCTCGCTCTGTGTTGGTGGTGGTGTGGCAGCGAATCAGGCTTTTAGGGAAAAGCTGGAGCAAGTGGCACAGAAGCGAGGGTTCCGGCTGCACGTCGCTCCTCGGGAATTGTGCACTGATAACGCAGCGATGGGAGGCCTGGGTTGGGAACTGGTCGAAAAGGGTCGATTGGCACCACTCGATCTGGATGTTTCCCCAGGGCTGATTCGCACGGCAGTCCCGCGGAAATCGTGA
- a CDS encoding S41 family peptidase codes for MFSARMQFLPPNAGSLSNTGCARWWLPGCWSREVWLALFCGAVLMAMAPRSLVVADEEKATPPDAREKEYYELMKLFVDSFEQVERNYVKPVDRKQLLESALRGMLADLDPYSSYIDSSGLAEFTQQVEQEFGGIGIQVSLDPKTRQLVVMTPLPGTPAYKAGIRAGDRILSIAGKPTAEFADGKELESAIVLMKGKPGEIVKLSVLHETESTPVELDVERAIIRTPSVLGDKYNEDGSWSFYLDGLDKVAYVRLSQFGRNSADEIKSTLKELDQQGMKGLILDLRYNPGGLLTAATEIADMFLDSGVIVSTRGRNTEEQVFKAKKFGTFRDFPVVVLVNRFSASASEILSAALQDHDRAIIVGERSWGKGSVQNVINVDGGKSALKLTTASYHRPSGKNIHRFPNSKETDEWGVKPTEGYEVKMTPEQMQKYLEYRRQRDVLRKEAGASTFDDPQLAKAVEYLKSKISPAAEAKPEDGKEKAKAETSPAGAAPQGDSASKENSAS; via the coding sequence ATGTTTTCAGCTCGGATGCAGTTTCTACCGCCGAATGCGGGATCACTTTCCAACACGGGCTGTGCCCGTTGGTGGTTACCGGGCTGCTGGTCTCGTGAGGTTTGGCTGGCTTTGTTCTGCGGCGCCGTCTTAATGGCGATGGCACCGAGATCGCTGGTGGTGGCAGACGAAGAAAAGGCCACACCTCCGGATGCGCGGGAGAAAGAATATTACGAGTTGATGAAACTGTTTGTCGATTCGTTTGAACAGGTCGAGCGCAACTACGTGAAACCTGTGGATCGCAAGCAACTGCTGGAATCGGCCTTGAGAGGGATGCTGGCCGATCTGGATCCGTACTCATCGTACATCGACTCATCGGGTCTGGCAGAGTTCACGCAGCAGGTGGAGCAGGAGTTTGGCGGGATCGGTATTCAGGTTTCACTCGATCCCAAAACGCGGCAGCTCGTCGTCATGACACCGCTTCCCGGGACACCGGCCTACAAAGCGGGAATTCGTGCCGGAGATCGAATTCTTTCCATCGCGGGAAAACCGACAGCTGAGTTTGCGGATGGTAAAGAACTCGAATCAGCCATCGTGCTGATGAAAGGCAAACCGGGCGAGATCGTGAAACTGAGTGTGCTTCACGAGACAGAATCGACACCCGTGGAACTGGACGTCGAACGGGCCATTATTCGTACGCCTTCAGTACTGGGCGATAAGTACAACGAGGATGGAAGCTGGTCTTTCTACCTCGATGGACTCGACAAAGTGGCTTATGTCCGGCTTTCTCAGTTTGGCAGGAACAGTGCTGATGAAATCAAATCAACTCTGAAAGAGCTTGATCAGCAGGGGATGAAGGGTTTGATTCTTGATTTGCGATACAACCCGGGCGGGCTGTTGACGGCTGCCACTGAAATTGCCGACATGTTTCTTGATAGTGGTGTGATTGTGAGCACTCGTGGTCGCAATACCGAGGAACAGGTCTTCAAGGCGAAGAAGTTCGGGACATTTCGCGATTTTCCTGTGGTTGTGCTGGTGAACCGCTTCAGTGCTTCGGCCAGTGAGATTTTGAGTGCTGCACTGCAGGATCATGATCGAGCGATCATTGTGGGTGAGAGATCGTGGGGGAAAGGGAGCGTGCAGAATGTCATCAATGTCGATGGTGGCAAGAGTGCACTCAAGCTGACCACAGCCAGCTATCATCGTCCCAGTGGTAAGAACATTCATCGCTTCCCCAATTCGAAGGAAACCGATGAATGGGGTGTCAAACCCACCGAGGGTTATGAAGTGAAAATGACACCTGAGCAGATGCAGAAATATCTGGAGTATCGTCGGCAGCGGGATGTGCTGCGGAAAGAAGCCGGAGCTTCGACGTTTGATGATCCTCAGCTGGCGAAGGCTGTCGAGTATCTGAAGTCCAAAATCTCACCGGCTGCAGAAGCCAAGCCAGAGGATGGGAAGGAAAAAGCAAAGGCCGAAACTTCCCCGGCTGGAGCTGCTCCTCAAGGTGATTCTGCTTCGAAAGAGAATTCTGCCAGCTAG
- a CDS encoding ABC transporter ATP-binding protein: MSDPVVDESCETILLSSAMPPHAQLVATGIDKAYRKGDHQVPVLRGVDISIDRGEFLSIVGQSGSGKSTLLHLMGLLDAPDLGEVLLDGQRIDDLPARTRDQIRNRVFGFVFQFYHLMPELTLVENVVLPLMIRHSIWSYWKNCRSHIDRAKQLIDRVGLSHRLTHKPSELSGGEMQRAAIARALVSQPQILLADEPTGNLDEKTGREIMDLLKRLNTEEQLSIVMVTHDAQLAREATRTVRLTAGRVEALAGAA, translated from the coding sequence ATGTCCGATCCTGTTGTCGACGAATCTTGCGAGACAATCTTGCTCAGTTCAGCCATGCCACCTCATGCACAGCTTGTCGCCACGGGGATCGATAAGGCTTACCGCAAGGGAGATCATCAGGTTCCTGTACTTCGTGGGGTCGATATCTCGATTGATCGTGGAGAGTTTCTATCGATCGTGGGTCAATCGGGCTCAGGGAAAAGCACGCTGCTGCATTTGATGGGGTTACTGGATGCCCCTGATCTGGGTGAAGTACTCCTTGATGGACAGCGGATTGATGATCTGCCAGCCCGCACCCGTGATCAGATTCGTAATCGCGTCTTTGGCTTTGTGTTTCAGTTCTATCATCTGATGCCTGAACTGACGCTGGTTGAGAATGTGGTTCTGCCACTGATGATCCGGCATTCGATCTGGTCGTATTGGAAGAACTGTCGATCGCATATTGACCGGGCCAAGCAGCTGATTGACCGTGTGGGCTTATCGCATCGATTGACGCATAAGCCTTCGGAGCTTTCCGGCGGTGAAATGCAGCGGGCAGCGATTGCCCGGGCACTCGTTTCGCAACCTCAGATTTTGCTGGCTGATGAACCGACGGGCAATCTGGACGAAAAGACTGGTCGCGAAATTATGGATCTGCTCAAACGGCTTAATACCGAAGAACAGCTTTCCATTGTGATGGTGACCCACGACGCCCAGTTGGCTCGAGAAGCGACCCGAACTGTGCGGCTGACTGCAGGTCGTGTCGAGGCTCTGGCGGGAGCCGCCTGA
- a CDS encoding ABC transporter permease has protein sequence MYKLLLCQKYLRTRYIALASIISVMLGVATMIVVNSVMAGFSSEMRDRIKGLLSDVVIETNGYDGEKNPDAHAALVKKVVGEHIAGMTTTVEIYGMISFEYAGQWITRPVTLIGIDPQSKAEVGPLVDYLQSYRQEKEGDEVVREAERQANEPPGWSLTSSARNYRRDRAAQEAFFREQRLHDQRQRGAAVPEDRKPAVDDSVVDPFAMEAQANGAAVPPAPVDPTEPLPGKLYIGAGLISFPFEDAETGKIRTQWMVRTGDDVKISTVTAGTPQPVYFNATVVDTFKSGMSEYDSSLVFCNLEYLQQVRGMVHPTTGERAITSIQLKLKDFRSAGEVVDKLRAAFPPGLYTIRTWEQKQGPLLAAVDVESSILNVLLFLIITVAGFGILAIFFMIVVEKTRDIGVLKALGASSTGVMSIFLLYGLSLGVVGSGGGVACGLLFVRYINQIELVITYITGRKVFDERIYYFPEIPTYIDPWMVVSVALGAMGIAVLASILPARRAARLQPVQALRSE, from the coding sequence ATGTATAAACTGCTCTTGTGTCAGAAGTATCTTCGAACCAGATACATTGCGCTCGCCAGTATCATCAGCGTCATGCTGGGTGTGGCGACCATGATTGTCGTCAACAGTGTGATGGCGGGTTTTTCGAGTGAGATGCGTGATCGAATTAAGGGATTGCTCTCCGATGTGGTCATTGAAACCAATGGCTACGATGGCGAGAAAAATCCTGATGCGCATGCGGCACTCGTGAAGAAAGTCGTCGGTGAGCATATCGCCGGCATGACGACGACTGTCGAAATCTACGGGATGATCAGCTTCGAATATGCCGGCCAGTGGATCACCCGGCCCGTGACGTTGATTGGAATTGATCCTCAAAGTAAAGCCGAAGTCGGGCCACTGGTCGATTACCTGCAAAGTTATCGTCAGGAAAAAGAGGGCGATGAGGTTGTTCGTGAAGCGGAGCGGCAGGCGAATGAGCCGCCGGGCTGGTCTTTAACAAGCTCGGCACGAAACTACCGCAGGGATCGAGCCGCTCAGGAAGCCTTCTTTCGCGAGCAGAGACTGCACGATCAGCGTCAGCGAGGTGCTGCTGTACCTGAGGATCGCAAGCCTGCTGTCGATGACAGTGTGGTCGATCCGTTTGCCATGGAAGCCCAGGCCAATGGTGCCGCGGTACCACCGGCGCCTGTTGATCCGACAGAACCACTCCCCGGCAAGCTCTACATTGGAGCTGGACTTATCAGCTTTCCATTTGAAGATGCTGAGACGGGGAAAATTCGTACCCAGTGGATGGTACGCACTGGTGATGATGTCAAAATCAGTACGGTCACAGCCGGGACACCACAGCCTGTCTATTTCAATGCGACGGTCGTCGATACGTTCAAGAGTGGAATGAGTGAATACGACTCTTCACTGGTCTTTTGCAATCTCGAGTACCTGCAGCAGGTTCGCGGGATGGTGCATCCCACGACGGGCGAAAGGGCGATTACTTCGATTCAGTTAAAGCTCAAGGATTTCCGATCTGCGGGTGAAGTGGTTGATAAGTTGCGGGCCGCGTTTCCGCCGGGGCTGTATACGATTCGTACCTGGGAACAGAAGCAGGGGCCTCTGCTGGCTGCGGTGGATGTCGAGTCATCCATCCTGAATGTGCTCCTGTTTCTGATCATTACTGTCGCTGGCTTCGGGATTCTGGCCATCTTTTTCATGATTGTCGTGGAGAAGACACGCGATATTGGAGTGTTGAAAGCACTGGGTGCGAGTTCAACGGGTGTGATGTCGATTTTTCTGCTCTACGGACTTTCTTTAGGAGTTGTGGGGAGTGGTGGCGGTGTGGCCTGCGGGCTGTTGTTTGTGAGGTATATCAACCAGATTGAACTGGTGATTACCTATATCACGGGCCGCAAAGTCTTCGATGAACGGATTTACTATTTTCCTGAGATACCGACATACATTGATCCCTGGATGGTCGTTTCTGTCGCACTGGGTGCGATGGGGATCGCAGTGCTGGCCAGTATTCTGCCGGCCCGCAGAGCTGCCCGGTTGCAACCCGTCCAGGCACTTCGTTCTGAATAG
- a CDS encoding AAA family ATPase, protein MIRKAAAEETLELPVSLRSDTTEEFATESTTPHTASKPRAELDRLANRDLAKVLELGQKTFGEPVIPFTLDWVGEFLLGQNSRGPIARGLPSQPPVRYIDAESHRQGMVFGMCEYQITLRTGDCRVINLIQQTSQKCPSFTRDVWLVAERQFLALYYKLRRLEKARSQVVAPLMQDSLRERLWKNTIGVLTRNAASMKALGVAIRRGMLLRGEPGNGKTMAARWLKYEAEKRRLAWKSISIAHFRAAQHRCEIGELLSLGSPGIIFFDDFDELIRRREENHNSTDICTLLNELDGIDRRYGTVFLFASNLQWNEIDHALRRPGRIDLMIEFTKPNVELRRQLMEIHWSEILRRQIDIPLAVSQTEGMSFAELEELKTLLAMQHFDEEEIDWNRALAEFQSRRTETAKKPIGFGAI, encoded by the coding sequence ATGATCCGAAAAGCCGCAGCCGAGGAAACTCTGGAACTGCCAGTCTCCTTGCGCTCAGACACCACCGAAGAATTCGCGACCGAATCGACCACTCCCCACACGGCGAGCAAGCCTCGTGCTGAGCTTGATCGCCTGGCGAATCGTGATCTGGCGAAAGTCCTTGAACTTGGCCAAAAAACCTTTGGTGAGCCCGTGATCCCCTTCACTCTCGATTGGGTGGGTGAATTTCTCCTTGGCCAGAATTCCCGTGGCCCGATCGCTCGCGGACTTCCTTCTCAACCGCCCGTACGCTACATCGATGCCGAATCGCATCGTCAGGGCATGGTTTTTGGCATGTGCGAATACCAGATCACGCTCCGCACAGGGGATTGCCGCGTGATCAATCTCATCCAGCAAACCTCTCAAAAATGCCCGTCATTCACGAGAGATGTCTGGCTGGTGGCCGAGCGGCAATTCCTGGCGCTGTACTACAAACTCAGACGCCTGGAAAAAGCCCGCTCACAAGTTGTGGCACCACTGATGCAGGATTCGCTTCGCGAGCGACTCTGGAAAAACACGATTGGCGTCCTGACACGCAATGCGGCATCCATGAAAGCCCTGGGTGTCGCCATTCGTCGCGGCATGCTCCTGCGCGGAGAACCAGGGAATGGCAAAACAATGGCTGCCCGCTGGCTCAAATACGAAGCCGAGAAACGCAGATTAGCCTGGAAATCAATTTCCATTGCTCATTTCCGAGCCGCGCAACATCGCTGTGAGATAGGAGAACTTCTTTCGTTGGGTTCCCCCGGGATCATTTTCTTCGATGATTTCGACGAACTCATCCGCCGGCGCGAGGAGAACCACAATTCGACTGACATTTGCACACTGCTCAACGAACTCGATGGCATTGACCGCCGATATGGTACGGTCTTTCTCTTCGCCAGTAATTTGCAGTGGAACGAAATCGACCATGCATTGCGCCGCCCAGGCCGCATTGACCTGATGATTGAGTTCACCAAGCCGAATGTCGAACTGCGTCGCCAGTTGATGGAAATCCACTGGTCGGAAATCCTCCGTCGGCAGATTGATATCCCCCTCGCTGTCAGTCAGACCGAAGGGATGAGTTTCGCCGAATTGGAAGAACTCAAAACGTTATTGGCCATGCAGCATTTCGATGAAGAGGAGATCGACTGGAATCGTGCCCTGGCCGAATTCCAATCCCGTCGCACAGAAACCGCGAAAAAGCCGATTGGTTTTGGAGCGATATAA
- a CDS encoding peroxiredoxin family protein has product MLKTVIANFKQRLRYEWLMPMFLVAMSGFWFSVATAAPPKSGEVAPDFELANVDGGTTKLSTIAERGPVVLVVLRGFPGYQCPLCNVQVNDFLKSQEKFQATGAQVVFVYPGAGSGLVQKAKQFRGERVIPEHYTLLVDPDYQFTKQYGLRWNAPNETAYPATFVLNSDRKIAFSKVSDSHGGRTTAKDVLDELAKSQKQGAK; this is encoded by the coding sequence ATGCTTAAGACGGTCATCGCGAATTTTAAACAGCGTCTGCGATATGAATGGCTGATGCCCATGTTCCTCGTAGCGATGAGTGGCTTTTGGTTCTCAGTGGCAACGGCAGCACCTCCCAAGTCGGGAGAAGTCGCTCCTGATTTTGAACTGGCGAATGTTGACGGGGGGACGACAAAACTTTCGACAATTGCTGAGCGGGGGCCGGTCGTACTGGTTGTACTGCGGGGTTTTCCGGGCTATCAATGCCCGTTGTGCAATGTGCAGGTTAATGATTTTTTAAAGTCGCAGGAGAAGTTTCAGGCAACCGGGGCGCAGGTTGTGTTTGTCTATCCTGGTGCTGGAAGTGGCCTTGTCCAGAAGGCGAAGCAGTTTCGCGGAGAGCGTGTGATTCCCGAGCACTATACGCTGCTCGTCGATCCGGATTATCAGTTTACGAAACAGTACGGCTTACGCTGGAATGCCCCGAATGAAACAGCCTATCCAGCGACATTTGTACTCAATAGCGACCGCAAGATTGCCTTCTCGAAAGTGAGCGACAGCCACGGCGGGCGAACAACGGCCAAGGATGTTCTTGATGAGTTGGCGAAAAGTCAAAAGCAGGGTGCGAAGTAG
- a CDS encoding glycosyltransferase family 4 protein, which translates to MNVALLGQWRDRPSFRFRALQYLPYIEAAGHAATIIEFSPHLWGRLRQYSQLAKFDSVFIQQRLLHPFELVWLKRNAKHLVFDVDDAIMRKSDGSPDSRRMSRFRAMCRSADLVICGNQFLADETRAQTPKLEIIPTTIELNRYPALSGKYESLLKKPDSLLTIGWTGSRATCRYLNEVFPAIAEFPGQVQVKLIADDLSNCDLKLLKDVPYEFIRWSPETEIAAATTFDLGIMPLPDQEFTRGKCGCKALQYMALGIPAICSPVGMNVDLIEPGKTGFLARTANEWREALQQLIASPELREQVGRAGYRVVSEQFAASTWAPAWMNAVFPTAQSSTPS; encoded by the coding sequence GTGAATGTCGCACTTCTAGGCCAGTGGCGGGACCGACCATCCTTTCGATTTCGCGCATTGCAGTATCTCCCCTACATCGAAGCTGCGGGCCATGCGGCCACGATCATCGAATTCTCGCCTCATCTGTGGGGTCGCCTTCGCCAATACTCACAACTGGCAAAGTTTGATTCTGTCTTCATCCAACAACGATTGCTCCACCCTTTCGAACTCGTCTGGCTCAAGCGCAATGCGAAACATCTCGTCTTCGATGTCGATGATGCGATTATGCGCAAAAGCGATGGCAGCCCCGATTCCCGCCGCATGTCGAGATTCCGCGCCATGTGTCGCTCGGCCGATCTCGTCATCTGTGGCAATCAGTTCCTTGCCGATGAAACCCGCGCACAAACACCAAAGCTGGAAATCATACCTACGACCATCGAGTTAAATCGCTATCCAGCTCTATCTGGTAAATACGAATCACTACTAAAAAAACCAGATTCATTATTAACCATTGGCTGGACAGGTTCGCGGGCCACATGCCGCTACCTGAATGAGGTATTCCCTGCCATTGCTGAATTTCCGGGCCAGGTGCAGGTCAAACTCATTGCCGATGATCTCTCGAATTGCGATCTGAAACTTCTTAAAGACGTGCCATACGAATTCATTCGCTGGTCGCCCGAAACCGAAATTGCCGCTGCCACCACGTTTGATCTGGGAATCATGCCTCTCCCGGATCAGGAATTCACGCGCGGCAAATGCGGCTGCAAAGCTCTGCAATATATGGCTCTCGGCATCCCTGCCATTTGCAGCCCCGTGGGGATGAATGTCGATCTCATTGAACCGGGCAAGACGGGTTTTCTTGCTCGCACGGCTAACGAATGGCGTGAGGCCTTGCAGCAATTGATCGCCAGCCCGGAACTGCGTGAACAAGTCGGCAGAGCCGGCTATCGCGTGGTCAGTGAACAATTCGCCGCCTCAACCTGGGCACCCGCCTGGATGAATGCCGTCTTCCCCACGGCTCAATCCTCCACCCCCTCCTGA
- the groES gene encoding co-chaperone GroES has translation MAKKAAKDGIKLTPLGDRLVLKRAEAEKKTAGGIVLPDSATDKPQRGEVLSVGEGHVKNNGYRVPLTVKVGDEVIFSSYAGDEFKVGDETYLLLRESDILAIIA, from the coding sequence ATGGCCAAAAAGGCTGCCAAAGACGGCATCAAGCTGACCCCTCTCGGCGACCGTCTGGTGCTCAAACGAGCCGAAGCCGAAAAAAAGACCGCTGGCGGCATTGTGCTGCCCGATTCTGCCACCGATAAGCCACAGCGAGGCGAAGTCCTCTCCGTCGGCGAAGGGCATGTCAAGAACAACGGTTACCGTGTCCCCCTCACTGTTAAAGTGGGCGACGAGGTGATCTTCAGTTCCTACGCCGGTGATGAATTCAAAGTTGGCGACGAAACCTACCTCCTCCTCCGCGAAAGCGACATCCTCGCCATCATCGCCTAG
- the groL gene encoding chaperonin GroEL (60 kDa chaperone family; promotes refolding of misfolded polypeptides especially under stressful conditions; forms two stacked rings of heptamers to form a barrel-shaped 14mer; ends can be capped by GroES; misfolded proteins enter the barrel where they are refolded when GroES binds) → MAKILAFDQEAQEAMRRGVSKLAKAVRVTLGPRGRNVIIEKSFGSPTVTKDGVTVAKEVELSDKFEDMGARMVREVASKTSDNAGDGTTTATVLAEAIYVEGLKAVVAGVNPLDLKRGMDKAVEQIVGKLKAAAVECKSKKAIAQVGTVAANGDTEIGDILANAMEQVGKDGVITVDEGKSLKTDFEVVEGMQFDRGYLSPYFVTDPQTMECVLEDAYILIHEKKISSIKDLVPVLEKVVNSGKPLLIVAEEVDGEALATLVINKLRGTFKISAVKAPGYGDRRKAMLQDLAIMVGGQAIFEDLGIQLENVQLSDLGRAKRIVIDKDNTTIIEGAGKAADVKSRIEQIRRELASSTSDYDKEKLEERIAKLSGGVARVNVGAATESEMKEKKARVEDALHATRAAVEEGILPGGGVALLRASLDLKPTGLNHDETAGFNIIVRACRAPLTQISNNAGVDGAVICEKVSELKGNMGYNAATGEYEDLVKSGIIDPVKVTRTALQNAASVSTLLLTSDCLIAEKPKADEKAHGGHGDHDMY, encoded by the coding sequence ATGGCCAAGATTCTCGCATTTGATCAGGAAGCCCAGGAAGCGATGCGTCGCGGCGTCAGCAAGCTCGCCAAGGCCGTCCGCGTCACTCTCGGCCCACGCGGCCGCAACGTGATCATCGAAAAGAGCTTCGGCTCCCCCACCGTCACCAAGGACGGCGTCACCGTCGCCAAGGAAGTCGAACTATCAGACAAGTTCGAAGACATGGGCGCCCGCATGGTTCGCGAAGTCGCCTCCAAGACGAGCGACAACGCCGGTGACGGCACCACCACCGCCACCGTTCTCGCCGAAGCCATCTACGTCGAAGGCCTTAAGGCCGTCGTCGCCGGGGTCAATCCCCTCGACCTCAAGCGTGGCATGGATAAGGCCGTCGAGCAGATCGTCGGCAAGCTCAAGGCTGCCGCCGTTGAGTGCAAGAGCAAGAAGGCCATCGCCCAGGTCGGCACCGTCGCCGCTAATGGCGATACCGAGATCGGCGACATCCTCGCCAACGCCATGGAACAGGTCGGCAAGGACGGCGTCATCACCGTCGATGAAGGCAAGAGCCTCAAGACCGATTTCGAAGTCGTCGAAGGGATGCAGTTCGACCGCGGCTACCTCTCCCCCTACTTCGTCACCGATCCCCAGACGATGGAATGCGTCCTCGAAGACGCCTACATCCTGATCCACGAAAAGAAGATCAGCAGCATCAAGGATCTCGTACCCGTTCTGGAGAAGGTCGTCAACAGCGGCAAGCCACTCCTCATCGTTGCTGAAGAAGTCGACGGTGAAGCTCTCGCCACACTGGTGATCAACAAGCTCCGCGGCACCTTCAAGATTTCCGCCGTCAAGGCTCCCGGCTACGGCGACCGCCGCAAGGCCATGCTCCAGGATCTCGCGATCATGGTTGGCGGCCAGGCGATCTTCGAAGACCTCGGCATCCAGCTCGAAAACGTCCAGCTCTCCGATCTCGGCCGCGCCAAGCGGATCGTCATCGACAAGGACAACACCACCATCATCGAAGGGGCCGGCAAGGCTGCCGACGTCAAGAGCCGCATCGAGCAGATCCGTCGTGAACTGGCCAGTTCGACCAGCGATTACGACAAGGAAAAGCTCGAAGAACGCATTGCCAAGCTCTCCGGCGGCGTGGCCCGCGTGAATGTCGGTGCTGCCACCGAAAGCGAAATGAAGGAAAAGAAGGCCCGCGTCGAAGACGCTCTGCACGCCACCCGCGCTGCTGTGGAAGAAGGCATTCTTCCCGGTGGTGGGGTCGCCCTGCTCCGCGCTTCGCTCGACCTCAAGCCCACTGGCCTGAACCATGATGAAACCGCTGGTTTCAACATCATCGTGCGGGCTTGCCGGGCACCTCTCACACAGATCTCGAACAACGCTGGCGTCGACGGCGCTGTGATCTGCGAGAAGGTTTCCGAGCTCAAGGGGAACATGGGCTACAACGCCGCCACCGGCGAGTACGAAGACCTCGTCAAGAGCGGCATCATCGACCCCGTAAAGGTGACCCGCACAGCTCTCCAGAACGCAGCCAGCGTCTCGACCCTGCTGCTGACCAGTGACTGCCTGATCGCCGAAAAGCCCAAGGCCGATGAAAAAGCCCACGGCGGCCACGGCGACCACGACATGTACTAA
- a CDS encoding zinc-ribbon domain containing protein — MCSGSFFWRCVDCGRDFVFFAREQQHWFETLKPAGIAWAALLRQTDEQHPAREHPWSVPERVVCSDSTCWHKSCAA; from the coding sequence ATGTGCTCAGGTTCTTTTTTTTGGCGCTGCGTCGATTGCGGCCGGGATTTCGTCTTCTTCGCGAGGGAGCAGCAGCACTGGTTCGAAACGCTGAAGCCAGCGGGGATTGCCTGGGCAGCTCTTTTGCGACAGACTGACGAACAGCATCCAGCACGTGAGCATCCATGGTCGGTTCCAGAAAGAGTGGTGTGTAGTGACTCCACTTGCTGGCACAAATCGTGTGCCGCCTGA